One part of the Indicator indicator isolate 239-I01 chromosome 5, UM_Iind_1.1, whole genome shotgun sequence genome encodes these proteins:
- the LOC128967029 gene encoding UDP-glucuronosyltransferase 1A1-like: MAPVLRAHLQVTVTLVLLLSMLSLAAGGKLLVVPVDGSHWLSMRELLDTLSQKGHEIVVVAPEINVHIKPAKNLIMKMYPVPFTKEELDYAYWKTSQHVFEEGPFLERFLKKYEHAKNISAMFLSTCTYLLYNKELVRYLKESKFDAVFTDPLLPCGQIVAEYLSLPSVVFLQQMPCHLDFDATQCPNPPSYIPRAFTDLTDHMNFLQRVKNVLFDFPNYFLCDFVFQPYSQLASEFLQRNVTVVSLLSKASIWLLKIDFVLQYPRPLMPNMVLIGGVNCAPKKLSQEFEAIVNASGEHGIVVFSLGSMVSEIPMKKAIEIADALGTVPQTVLWRYTGKTPPNLPNNVKLVKWLPQNDLLAHPKTRAFITHGGSHGVYEGICNAVPMVLMPLFGDQMDNAKRVESREAGLVLNILEMTSNDISTALKTVINDKKYKENIKRMSELHLDRPIHPLDLAVHWVEFVMRHKGAPHLRPAAHDLNWIQYHSLDVVAFLLTVGFLSLFISLKCCLFCCRRCCFKRGRTKKPTKAKSH; this comes from the exons ATGGCCCCAGTGCTTCGTGCTCATCTGCAAGTCACAGTGACTCTGGTTCTGCTCCTGTCTATGCTCAGTTTGGCTGCTGGAgggaagctgctggtggtgccagTGGATGGAAGTCATTGGCTCAGCATGCGGGAACTGTTGGACACACTCAGTCAGAAGGGACATGAAATAGTTGTCGTTGCACCTGAAATCAATGTACATATAAAGCCAGCAAAGAATCTCATTATGAAAATGTACCCAGTCCCTTTCACAAAGGAAGAGCTGGATTATGCTTACTGGAAAACGAGCCAGCATGTATTTGAAGAAGGTCCTTTTCTGGAAAGATTTCTTAAAAAATATGAACATGCGAAAAATATATCTGCCATGTTCCTGTCTACCTGTACTTACTTGCTGTACAACAAAGAACTTGTCAGATACCTTAAGGAGAGCAAGTTTGATGCTGTCTTTACAGATCCACTACTACCCTGTGGGCAGATAGTGGCCGAGTATCTTTCACTCccttctgtggtttttttgcaGCAAATGCCATGTCATTTAGATTTTGATGCCACTCAATGTCCCAATCCTCCTTCTTACATCCCCAGAGCATTTACAGACCTTACAGACCACATGAACTTTCTGCAGAGGGTGAAGAATGTGCTCTTTGACtttccaaattattttctctgtgatTTTGTCTTTCAACCATATTCACAACTGGCTTCTGAGTTCCTCCAGAGGAATGTGACTGTGGTCAGTCTCTTAAGCAAGGCTTCCATTTGGCTTCTGAAGATAGACTTTGTTTTACAATATCCAAGACCACTGATGCCCAACATGGTTTTGATTGGAGGGGTAAACTGTGCTCCCAAGAAGCTATCTCAG GAATTTGAAGCTATTGTGAATGCCTCCGGAGAGCACGGCATTGTCGTCTTCTCACTGGGCTCCATGGTCTCTGAGATTCCTATGAAGAAAGCCATAGAAATTGCAGATGccttgggaacagtccctcaaACG GTTTTGTGGCGGTACACAGGAAAGACACCCCCTAACCTGCCAAACAATGTAAAGCTTGTCAAATGGCTGCCACAGAATGATCTTCTAG CTCACCCCAAGACTCGTGCCTTTATTACCCACGGAGGCTCACATGGTGTTTATGAGGGCATATGCAATGCAGTGCCAATGGTACTGATGCCACTGTTTGGAGACCAGATGGACAACGCCAAGCGAGTGGAGTCACGGGAAGCAGGACTCGTGCTGAATATACTTGAGATGACTTCGAACGACATATCCACTGCCCTGAAAACAGTTATCAATGACAAAAA GTACAAAGAGAACATCAAGCGTATGTCAGAGCTTCACCTCGACAGACCCATCCACCCCCTGGACCTGGCTGTGCACTGGGTGGAGTTTGTAATGAGGCACAAAGGGGCCCCACACCTGCGACCTGCTGCCCATGACCTGAACTGGATCCAGTACCACTCCCTGGACGTTGTTGCCTTCCTCCTCACTGTTGGgttcctctccctcttcattTCTCTGAAGTGCTGCCTGTTCTGCTGCCGCAGGTGCTGCTTTAAGCGGGGAAGaacaaaaaagccaaccaaagCAAAGTCCCACTAG
- the LOC128966961 gene encoding UDP-glucuronosyltransferase 1A1-like gives MQDFSDKVGIMIPYSLVFLLQKIFKQLFHIGYGVTKPTEMSVQRERCRVPSVVFFLRDTHQISAEMVPVLHAHLQVTVTLVLLLSMLSLAAGGKLLVVSVDGSPWLSTREVLDRLSQKGHEIVVVAPETTLQIKPSKNFILKMYPDTFTQEEVEENLRVFFEVTFEGSFLERFLKVYEGMKKFSHMAITSCRHLLYNKELIRYLEEGKFDALFTDPVLPCGQILAEHLSLPSVFFLRGVPCGLDLKATHCPSPPSYVPRAYTDLTDHMNFLQRVKNLLFDLPDYFLCESAYQPFAELASEFLQRSMTVPELLSQGSIWLMRFDFVLDYPRPLMPNTIFIGGVHCAHKELPQT, from the exons ATGCAAGATTTTTCAG ACAAAGTTGGAATCATGATTCCATATTCACTGGTGTTCTTACTCCAGAAAATCTTTAAACAGCTCTTCCACATCGGCTATGGGGTCACAAAGCCCACAGAGATGAGTGTTCAAAGGGAGAGGTGCAGGG TACCATCAgtggttttctttctgaggGATACTCACCAGATTTCTGCAGAAATGGTCCCAGTGCTTCATGCTCATCTGCAAGTCACAGTGACTCTGGTTCTGCTCCTGTCTATGCTCAGTTTGGCTGCTGGTGGGAAGCTGTTGGTGGTGTCAGTGGATGGGAGTCCTTGGCTCAGCACGCGGGAAGTGTTGGACAGACTCAGTCAGAAGGGACATGAAATAGTTGTCGTTGCACCGGAAACAACATTACAGATAAAACCATCAAAGAATTTCATTCTGAAAATGTACCCAGACACATTCACACAGGAAGAGGTGGAAGAAAATTTGCGGGTATTTTTTGAAGTTACATTTGAAGGATCTTTTCTGGAAAGATTTCTTAAAGTATACGAAGGTATGAAAAAATTCTCTCATATGGCGATCACCAGCTGTAGACATTTGCTATACAACAAGGAGCTTATCAGATATCTTGAGGAAGGCAAGTTTGATGCTCTTTTTACTGATCCTGTATTGCCCTGTGGACAGATACTGGCAGAGCATCTTTCActtccttctgtgttttttttacGAGGAGTGCCATGTGGTTTAGATTTGAAAGCCACTCACTGTCCCAGTCCCCCTTCTTATGTGCCCAGGGCATATACAGACCTTACAGACCACATGAACTTTCTCCAGCGGGTGAAGAATCTGCTCTTTGACCTCCCAGATTATTTTCTCTGTGAGAGTGCCTATCAACCATTTGCAGAACTGGCTTCTGAGTTCCTCCAGCGGAGCATGACTGTGCCAGAACTCTTAAGCCAGGGTTCCATTTGGCTCATGAGGTTTGATTTTGTGTTAGATTATCCAAGACCTTTGATGCCCAACACAATTTTTATTGGAGGAGTACACTGTGCTCACAAGGAGCTACCTCAG ACATAA
- the LOC128966962 gene encoding UDP-glucuronosyltransferase 1A1-like, with amino-acid sequence MAPVLRAHLQVTVTLVLLLSMLSLAAGGKLLVVPVDGSHWLSMRELLDTLSQKGHEIVVVAPEINLYIKPAKNLIMKMYPVPFTKEELDYAYWKTSQHVFEEGPFLERFLKKYEHAKNISAMFLSTCTYLLYNKELVRYLKESKFDAVFTDPLLPCGQIVAEYLSLPSVVFLQQMPCHLDFDATQCPNPPSYIPRAFTDLTDHMNFLQRVKNVLFDFPNYFLCDFVFQPYSQLASEFLQRNVTVVSLLSKASIWLLKIDFVLQYPRPLMPNMVLIGGVNCAPKKLSQSFTYSEKL; translated from the exons ATGGCCCCAGTGCTTCGTGCTCATCTGCAAGTCACAGTGACTCTGGTTCTGCTCCTGTCTATGCTCAGTTTGGCTGCTGGAgggaagctgctggtggtgccagTGGATGGAAGTCATTGGCTCAGCATGCGGGAACTGTTGGACACACTCAGTCAGAAGGGACATGAAATAGTTGTCGTTGCACCTGAAATCAATTTATATATAAAGCCAGCAAAGAATCTCATTATGAAAATGTACCCAGTCCCTTTCACAAAGGAAGAGCTGGATTATGCTTACTGGAAAACGAGCCAGCATGTATTTGAAGAAGGTCCTTTTCTGGAAAGATTTCTTAAAAAATATGAACATGCGAAAAATATATCTGCCATGTTCCTGTCTACCTGTACTTACTTGCTGTACAACAAAGAACTTGTCAGATACCTTAAGGAGAGCAAGTTTGATGCTGTCTTTACAGATCCACTACTACCCTGTGGGCAGATAGTGGCCGAGTATCTTTCACTCccttctgtggtttttttgcaGCAAATGCCATGTCATTTAGATTTTGATGCCACTCAATGTCCCAATCCTCCTTCTTACATCCCCAGAGCATTTACAGACCTTACAGACCACATGAACTTTCTGCAGAGGGTGAAGAATGTGCTCTTTGACtttccaaattattttctctgtgatTTTGTCTTTCAACCATATTCACAACTGGCTTCTGAGTTCCTCCAGAGGAATGTGACTGTGGTCAGTCTCTTAAGCAAGGCTTCCATTTGGCTTCTGAAGATAGACTTTGTTTTACAATATCCAAGACCACTGATGCCCAACATGGTTTTGATTGGAGGGGTAAACTGTGCTCCCAAGAAGCTATCTCAG TCTTTTACATACTCTGAGAAGTTGTAA
- the LOC128966963 gene encoding UDP-glucuronosyltransferase 1A1-like, producing MQDFSDKVGIMIPYSLVFLLQKIFKQLFHIGYGVTKPTEMSVQRERCRVPSVVFFLRDTHQISAEMVPVLHAHLQVTVTLVLLLSMLSLAAGGKLLVVPVDGSHWLSMREVLDRLSQKGHEIVVVAPETTLQIKPSKNFILKMYSAPYTQEKMEEYLRAFFEVTFEEGSFLERFLKVYEGMKKFSLMAIASCRHLLYNKELIRYLEEGKFDALFTDPVVPCGQILAEHLSLPSVFFLRGVPCGLDLKATHCPSPPSYVPRAYTDLTDHMNFLQRVKNLLFDLPDYFLCESAYQPFAELASEFLQRSMTVPELLSQGSIWLMRFDFVLDYPRPLMPNTIFIGGVHCAHKELPQT from the exons ATGCAAGATTTTTCAG ACAAAGTTGGAATCATGATTCCATATTCACTGGTGTTCTTACTCCAGAAAATCTTTAAACAGCTCTTCCACATCGGCTATGGGGTCACAAAGCCCACAGAGATGAGTGTTCAAAGGGAGAGGTGCAGGG TACCATCAgtggttttctttctgaggGATACTCACCAGATTTCTGCAGAAATGGTCCCAGTGCTTCATGCTCATCTGCAAGTCACAGTGACTCTGGTTCTGCTCCTGTCTATGCTCAGTTTGGCTGCTGGTGGGAAGCTGTTGGTGGTGCCAGTGGATGGGAGTCATTGGCTCAGCATGCGGGAAGTGTTGGACAGACTCAGTCAGAAGGGACATGAAATAGTTGTCGTTGCACCGGAAACAACATTACAGATAAAACCATCAAAGAACTTCATTCTGAAAATGTACTCAGCCCCATACACACAGGAAAAGATGGAAGAATATTTACGGGCATTTTTTGAAGTTACATTTGAAGAAGGATCTTTTCTGGAAAGATTTCTTAAAGTATACGAAGGTATGAAAAAATTCTCTCTTATGGCGATCGCCAGCTGTAGACATTTGCTATACAACAAGGAGCTTATCAGATATCTTGAGGAAGGCAAGTTTGATGCTCTTTTTACTGATCCTGTAGTGCCCTGCGGGCAGATACTGGCAGAGCATCTTTCActtccttctgtgttttttttacGAGGAGTGCCATGTGGTTTAGATTTGAAAGCCACTCACTGTCCCAGTCCCCCTTCTTATGTGCCCAGGGCATATACAGACCTTACAGACCACATGAACTTTCTCCAGCGGGTGAAGAATCTGCTCTTTGACCTCCCAGATTATTTTCTCTGTGAGAGTGCCTATCAACCATTTGCAGAACTGGCTTCTGAGTTCCTCCAGCGGAGCATGACTGTGCCAGAACTCTTAAGCCAGGGTTCCATTTGGCTCATGAGGTTTGATTTTGTGTTAGATTATCCAAGACCTTTGATGCCCAACACAATTTTTATTGGAGGAGTACACTGTGCTCACAAGGAGCTACCTCAG ACATAA
- the LOC128966964 gene encoding UDP-glucuronosyltransferase 1A1-like, with protein MAPVLRAHLQVTVTLVLLSFMLGLAAGGKLLVVPLDGSHWLSMRELLDRLSQKGHEIVVVAPEINLYIKPAKNLIMKMYPVPFTKEELDHTFKRMIQEVFEEGSFLERFLTTYERLKKITATLLTTCTHLLYNKELVRYLKESKFDAVFTDPLLPCGQIVAEYLSLPSVVFLQQIPCDLDFEATQCPNPPSYIPRLFTDLTDHMNFLQRVKNVLFDFANYFLCDFVFQPYSQLASEFLQRNVTVVSLLSKASIWLLKIDFVLQYPRPLMPNMVLIGGVNCAPKKLSQLLVFGNDLMVS; from the exons ATGGCCCCAGTGCTTCGTGCTCATCTGCAAGTCACAGTGACTCTGGTTCTGCTCTCATTCATGCTTGGTTTGGCTGCTGGAgggaagctgctggtggtgccatTAGATGGGAGTCATTGGCTCAGCATGCGGGAACTGTTGGACAGACTCAGTCAGAAGGGACATGAAATAGTTGTCGTTGCACCTGAAATCAATTTATATATAAAGCCAGCAAAGAATCTCATTATGAAAATGTACCCAGTCCCTTTCACAAAGGAAGAGCTGGATCACACTTTCAAGAGAATGATTCAAGAGGTATTTGAAGAAGGAAGTTTTCTGGAAAGATTTCTTACAACATATGAACgactgaaaaaaattactgcaaCTTTACTAACTACTTGTACACACTTGCTGTACAACAAAGAACTTGTCAGATACCTTAAGGAGAGCAAGTTTGATGCTGTCTTTACAGATCCACTACTACCCTGTGGGCAGATAGTGGCCGAGTATCTTTCACTCCCTTCTGTAGTCTTTTTGCAGCAGATACCATGTGATTTAGATTTTGAAGCCACTCAATGTCCCAATCCTCCTTCTTACATCCCCAGGTTATTTACAGACCTTACAGACCACATGAACTTTCTGCAGAGGGTGAAGAATGTGCTCTTTGACTTcgcaaattattttctctgtgatTTTGTCTTTCAACCATATTCACAACTGGCTTCTGAGTTCCTCCAGAGGAATGTGACTGTGGTCAGTCTCTTAAGCAAGGCTTCCATTTGGCTTCTGAAGATAGACTTTGTTTTACAATATCCAAGACCACTGATGCCCAACATGGTTTTGATTGGAGGGGTAAACTGTGCTCCCAAGAAGCTATCTCAG CTTTTGGTCTTTGGAAATGACCTTATGGTCAGCTAG
- the LOC128966965 gene encoding UDP-glucuronosyltransferase 1A1-like: protein MAPVLRAHLQVTVTLVLLSFMLGLAAGGKLLVVPLDGSHWLSMRELLDRLSQKGHEIVVVAPEINVHIKPAKNLIMKMYPVPFTQEELDYAYWKMSQHVFEEGTFLERFVKTYEHVKNTSAMFLSTCTYLLYNKELVRYLKESKFDAVFTDPLLPCGQIVAEYLSLPSVVFLQQMPCHLDFDATQCPNPPSYIPRVFTDLTDHMNFLQRVKNVLFDFANYFLCDIVFQPYSQLASEFLQRNVTVVSLLSKASIWLLKIDFVLQYPRPLMPNMVLIGGVNCAPKKLSQSFTYSEKL, encoded by the exons ATGGCCCCAGTGCTTCGTGCTCATCTGCAAGTCACAGTGACTCTGGTTCTGCTCTCATTCATGCTTGGTTTGGCTGCTGGTgggaagctgctggtggtgccatTAGATGGGAGTCATTGGCTCAGCATGCGGGAACTGTTGGACAGACTCAGTCAGAAGGGACATGAAATAGTTGTCGTTGCACCTGAAATCAATGTACATATAAAGCCAGCAAAGAATCTCATTATGAAAATGTACCCAGTCCCTTTCACACAGGAAGAGCTGGATTATGCTTACTGGAAAATGAGCCAGCATGTATTTGAAGAAGGAACTTTTCTGGAAAGATTTGTTAAAACATATGAACATGTGAAAAATACATCTGCCATGTTCCTGTCTACCTGTACTTACTTGCTGTACAACAAAGAACTTGTCAGATACCTTAAGGAGAGCAAGTTTGATGCTGTCTTTACAGATCCACTACTACCCTGTGGGCAGATAGTGGCCGAGTATCTTTCACTCccttctgtggtttttttgcaGCAAATGCCATGTCATTTAGATTTTGATGCCACTCAATGTCCCAATCCTCCTTCTTACATCCCCAGAGTATTTACAGACCTTACAGACCACATGAACTTTCTGCAGAGGGTGAAGAATGTGCTCTTTGACTTcgcaaattattttctctgtgatATTGTCTTTCAACCATATTCACAACTGGCTTCTGAGTTCCTCCAGAGGAATGTGACTGTGGTCAGTCTCTTAAGCAAGGCTTCCATTTGGCTTCTGAAGATAGACTTTGTTTTACAATATCCAAGACCACTGATGCCCAACATGGTTTTGATTGGAGGGGTAAACTGTGCTCCCAAGAAGCTATCTCAG TCTTTTACATACTCTGAGAAGTTGTAA
- the LOC128966967 gene encoding UDP-glucuronosyltransferase 1A1-like — translation MLAAVLLLFLCCLNPAAAGKLLVMPMEGSHWLSMKEVLAELSKRGHEIVVIAPETKLLIDSSSMYELKTYPVPFKEGELQQHLYSLSIQVFSEEPFLTRFINTWNHFQKSSSMFHGFCSSLLYNKEMMQYIEESKFDAVFTDPMTPCGQILALHFSLPTVFFLRGISCAIDIHAAQSPDPPSYVPRIFSRNTDHMTFAERVKNFLLAISEYFTCSMIFSPFETLASEFLRKPMTMTQILSHGSVWLKRTDFVFDYPMPIMPNMIFIGGINCAKKKPLSQVSGFLDMNICMENVVCKCYWFI, via the coding sequence atgctggcagcagtgctgctcctcttCTTGTGCTGCCtgaatcctgctgctgctgggaagctgctggtgaTGCCAATGGAGGGCAGCCACTGGCTGAGTATGAAGgaagtgctggctgagctgagcaAGAGAGGGCATGAGATAGTTGTTATTGCACCAGAGACCAAACTACTGATAGATTCTTCGAGTATGTATGAGTTGAAAACATATCCTGTGCCTTTCAAAGAGGGAGAGCTGCAACAACATTTATACTCATTGAGCATACAAGTTTTTAGCGAAGAACCTTTCCTGACCAGATTTATAAATACTTGGAATCATTTCCAAAAGAGCTCTTCCATGTTTCATGGTTTCTGCAGTTCCTTACTGTACAACAAAGAGATGATGCAATACATTGAAGAAAGTAAATTTGATGCTGTCTTTACAGATCCTATGACACCCTGTGGACAAATACTTGCTCTGCACTTTTCTCTCCCCACTGTTTTCTTCTTGCGGGGTATCTCATGCGCTATAGACATTCATGCTGCTCAGAGTCCAGACCCACCATCCTATGTCCCACGGATATTCTCACGCAATACAGATCATATGACATTCGCTGAGagagtgaagaatttcctgCTTGCTATCTCAGAGTATTTCACCTGCAGTATGATCTTCTCTCCATTTGAAACGCTGGCCTCTGAGTTTCTCAGGAAGCCGATGACAATGACGCAGATTTTAAGTCATGGATCTGTTTGGCTGAAGAGAACTGACTTTGTCTTTGACTATCCCATGCCGATAATGCCCAATATGATTTTCATTGGAGGCATAAACTGTGCAAAGAAAAAGCCATTATCTCAGGTCAGTGGTTTCCTTGATATGAACATTTGCATGGAGAATGTTGTTTGCAAATGCTATTGGTTTATATAA